Proteins from a single region of Chlorocebus sabaeus isolate Y175 chromosome 25, mChlSab1.0.hap1, whole genome shotgun sequence:
- the LOC140710299 gene encoding LOW QUALITY PROTEIN: uncharacterized protein (The sequence of the model RefSeq protein was modified relative to this genomic sequence to represent the inferred CDS: inserted 4 bases in 2 codons; deleted 1 base in 1 codon; substituted 1 base at 1 genomic stop codon), translating into MDEGPPHPALPRATRCRGGRXGQRLPVAPTLPCLSFSSAILLRSRSPGRCLTITSAALSRPAQRPAASLAWXGGAAPNSGGGRPLGGAGRRLRARAASPLPATTLALGEDQKPRLPPGPQPCPCRPEAGARLVPGLACYFITRSPAPPFPYFSSIRGQHXRAHTPSPLLSCLCDVAWLDFCCELQILKSAGELGEELGSRGGDRTSPRPSLLLPLPIGPAAAERSRLPSRFLPSSPHRPFPEKAAAQPMTTKLKRKNWAGRKRKPEPFDYYY; encoded by the exons ATGGACGAGGGCCCACCCCACCCGGCGCTTCCCCGTGCGACCCGGTGTCGCGGCGGGCGGTGAGGGCAGCGGCTCCCCGTCGCCCCTACCTTACCTTGCCTGTCTTTCTCGTCCGCCATCTTGCTGCGGAGCCGGTCGCCTGGGAGATGCCTAACGATAACCTCGGCCGCGCTGTCCCGGCCTGCTCAGCGCCCCGCGGCGAGCCTGGCCTG AGGAGGGGCCGCTCCGAATTCTGGGGGAGGAAGACCCTTGGGCGGGGCGGGGAGAAGGCTCCGAGCGCGCGCCGCGTCCCCGCTTCCCGCCACGACCCTCGCGCTGGGGGAAGACCAGAAGCCGCGTCTGCCACCCGGCCCCCAACCTTGTCCCTGCAGACCCGAGGCCGGAGCCCGACTAGTCCCGGGCCTAGCA TGTTACTTCATCACACGGTCCCCAGCCCCTCCTTTCCCTTATTTCTCATCCATTCGGGGAcagca gcgcgcgcacacacccTCGCCCCTCCTGTCCTGTTTGTGCGACGTGGCGTGGCTCGATTTTTGTTGTGAACTGCAGATTTTGAAAAGCGCCGGAGAGCTGGGTGAAGAGCTGGGCTCCCGAGGGGGTGACAGAACCAGCCCGcggcccagcctcctcctcccgctTCCCATCGGCCCGGCGGCTGCAGAACGGTCGCGCTTGCCCTCCCGGTTTCTCCCGTCCAGTCCTCACCGTCCTTTCCCAGAGAAAGCGGCAGCACAGCCTATGACAACTAAGCTGAAACGGAAAAACTGGGCCGGGCGCAAGAGGAAACCAGAGCCATTCGACTATTATTACTAG